From the Priestia aryabhattai genome, one window contains:
- the celB gene encoding PTS cellobiose transporter subunit IIC codes for MSKMNRVLETYIMPLAGKAAQQRHLQALRDGMVLTMPLIIIGSLFLILANLPFQAYTDFLTEHPKLKASILYPYRGTFEIMALVATFGIAYRLAESYKVDALASGAVSLAAFFVGTPFVSYTIGENADGTAMVETAYQTAMFTSKGLFVGMVIAVIATEIYRMIIQKNIVIKLPETVPPAVARSFSALIPGFGAVMVIWMLRLLVENVGDFGNLHNVVTVLLQQPLTHIGTSLVGTILIFILITLMWSTGLHGATIVGSVMTPVWLTLTTENATALASGEPVKYIVTNEFNDIVFVGGSGTTLSLVLAMVLFAKSQQMKQLGRLSIGPGFFNINEPVIFGMPIVLNPIMIIPFILAPLLSVIITYVSMDIGLVAKPIGIVTPFTMPPVISGYLITGSVSGAVLQIVLMAVSFGVYFPFFKMWDKQKLIEETGASINRSPVKEEQQSIV; via the coding sequence TTGAGCAAAATGAATCGTGTACTTGAAACATATATTATGCCGCTTGCTGGCAAAGCTGCTCAGCAGCGCCATCTTCAAGCATTACGAGACGGTATGGTCCTGACGATGCCGCTTATTATTATCGGTTCACTTTTCTTAATTTTAGCCAATTTACCTTTTCAAGCCTACACAGATTTTTTAACAGAACATCCTAAGCTAAAAGCAAGCATTTTATATCCGTACAGAGGAACGTTTGAAATTATGGCTTTAGTAGCTACGTTTGGCATTGCCTACCGCTTAGCGGAATCGTATAAAGTGGATGCACTTGCTTCAGGTGCAGTGTCTCTAGCTGCTTTCTTTGTCGGTACACCTTTTGTTTCGTATACGATTGGAGAAAACGCAGATGGAACGGCCATGGTCGAAACAGCCTACCAAACGGCGATGTTTACAAGTAAAGGTCTTTTTGTGGGGATGGTCATAGCAGTTATCGCCACGGAAATTTACCGGATGATTATTCAAAAAAATATTGTGATTAAGCTTCCAGAAACCGTTCCGCCAGCTGTTGCTCGTTCATTTTCAGCGTTAATACCAGGGTTTGGTGCTGTGATGGTTATATGGATGTTACGTTTGCTTGTAGAGAACGTCGGCGACTTTGGAAATTTGCATAATGTCGTGACGGTTTTGCTGCAGCAGCCTTTAACTCATATTGGTACAAGCTTAGTTGGTACGATTCTTATTTTTATCTTAATTACTCTTATGTGGAGTACGGGGCTACACGGTGCGACGATTGTTGGCTCTGTCATGACGCCTGTATGGCTTACGCTAACAACGGAAAACGCAACGGCTCTTGCTTCTGGTGAACCAGTGAAGTATATTGTAACGAATGAATTTAACGATATTGTGTTTGTGGGAGGATCCGGCACTACGCTTTCTCTTGTGCTGGCCATGGTGCTGTTTGCGAAAAGTCAGCAAATGAAGCAGCTAGGAAGATTAAGCATCGGACCAGGCTTCTTTAACATTAACGAACCAGTTATTTTTGGAATGCCTATCGTATTAAATCCGATTATGATTATTCCGTTTATTTTGGCACCACTTCTATCGGTCATCATTACCTATGTATCCATGGATATCGGTCTCGTGGCAAAGCCAATAGGAATTGTAACGCCGTTTACAATGCCGCCGGTGATTAGCGGCTATTTAATTACAGGAAGTGTGTCAGGAGCTGTTCTGCAGATTGTGTTAATGGCGGTATCGTTTGGTGTCTATTTTCCATTCTTTAAAATGTGGGACAAACAAAAACTTATAGAAGAAACCGGGGCTTCTATAAATCGTTCACCGGTAAAAGAAGAGCAGCAAAGTATTGTATAA
- a CDS encoding phosphotransferase, translated as MPHAWDAEQIVSAPLAKTLIETQFPELAPAEISLLGYGFDNTVYQVNGRFVFRFPRRELAAELLKTENQLLPTLASQLPLSIAEPIFFGKPNGVYPWPFTGYHYLQGNPPARLTEEERIQSASVLARFLRTLHHYPYSKAQELGVPFDELNRLDMMKRKPALEKYVKQMKERNLYSKQDILETYVNSIHEIHYQEKNVLVHGDLHIRNMIVDQNNIASGIIDWGDVHIGHPAVDLAIAYSFLPAKGRARFFKEYGEVDEETHRLAKWKAVFTTVVLVAHSYDQGDNQTLEAALESLDLIFQE; from the coding sequence ATGCCACACGCATGGGATGCAGAACAAATCGTATCAGCACCGCTTGCCAAAACGTTAATCGAGACGCAGTTTCCAGAACTTGCGCCTGCTGAGATTTCACTGCTTGGCTACGGCTTTGACAATACGGTTTATCAAGTAAACGGCCGCTTTGTTTTTCGATTTCCTAGACGAGAACTTGCAGCAGAACTATTAAAAACAGAAAATCAGCTTTTACCAACTCTTGCTTCTCAGCTGCCTCTATCAATTGCAGAGCCGATTTTTTTCGGCAAGCCGAATGGGGTATATCCTTGGCCGTTCACTGGCTATCACTATCTTCAAGGAAATCCGCCTGCGCGATTAACGGAAGAAGAACGCATCCAGTCCGCTTCTGTACTAGCAAGATTTCTTCGCACGTTGCATCACTATCCTTATTCAAAAGCGCAAGAGCTCGGTGTACCGTTTGATGAGTTAAATCGGCTTGATATGATGAAGAGAAAGCCTGCGCTAGAGAAGTATGTCAAGCAAATGAAGGAGCGTAATCTTTATTCTAAACAAGATATTCTTGAAACCTATGTAAATAGCATACATGAAATTCACTATCAAGAAAAAAACGTACTGGTTCACGGAGATCTTCATATTCGAAACATGATTGTCGATCAGAACAATATTGCGTCAGGCATTATTGACTGGGGAGATGTTCATATTGGTCACCCGGCAGTTGACTTAGCGATTGCCTATAGCTTTTTACCCGCTAAAGGAAGAGCGCGTTTTTTTAAAGAATACGGTGAAGTAGACGAAGAAACGCACAGACTTGCAAAATGGAAAGCAGTATTTACAACCGTAGTCTTGGTAGCACACAGCTACGACCAAGGAGACAACCAAACGTTAGAAGCGGCTCTAGAAAGCTTGGACCTCATTTTTCAAGAGTAA
- a CDS encoding 6-phospho-beta-glucosidase — protein sequence MTKGIKIVTIGGGSSYTPELVEGFIKRYDELPVRELWLVDVEEGKEKLEIVGNLAKRMVEKAGVPIDIHLTLDRRKALKDADFVTTQFRVGLLDARMKDERIPLKYGVIGQETNGPGGLFKGLRTIPVILSIVKDIEKLCPNAWLVNFTNPAGMVTEAILRYSNHKKVVGLCNVPIGIRMGIAKALEVDESRVQVSFAGLNHMVFGLDVFLDGVSVKDQVIDAMADPTNAMSMRNIKGISWDPDFIKGLGIIPCGYHRYYYKTNEMLQEEQNAAELEGTRAEVVRALEKDLFELYKDPNLAIKPPQLQKRGGAYYSDAACSLISSIYNDKGDIQPVNTINNGAIASIPNDSAVEVSCVITKEGPKPITVGDLPVAVRGLVQQIKSFERVAAEAAVTGDYNTALVAMTINPLVPSDTIAKQLLDEMLDAHKSYLPQFFNSVNV from the coding sequence ATGACAAAAGGAATTAAAATTGTAACCATTGGCGGAGGATCAAGCTATACGCCGGAGCTTGTCGAAGGATTTATTAAGCGTTATGACGAGCTGCCTGTACGAGAACTTTGGTTAGTAGACGTGGAAGAAGGAAAAGAAAAGCTAGAGATTGTCGGAAATCTGGCAAAACGAATGGTTGAAAAAGCAGGCGTGCCAATTGACATTCATCTTACGTTAGATCGAAGAAAAGCGTTAAAGGATGCCGACTTTGTTACAACACAATTTCGCGTAGGATTGTTAGACGCAAGAATGAAAGATGAACGAATTCCGTTAAAATACGGTGTGATTGGGCAAGAAACGAATGGACCTGGCGGCTTATTTAAAGGGCTGCGCACAATTCCTGTTATTTTAAGTATTGTAAAAGATATAGAAAAACTATGTCCAAATGCGTGGCTTGTGAACTTTACGAATCCTGCTGGTATGGTGACAGAAGCCATTTTACGCTATAGCAATCATAAAAAAGTAGTGGGCTTATGCAATGTGCCAATCGGTATTCGTATGGGAATCGCTAAAGCGCTAGAAGTAGACGAAAGCCGTGTACAGGTGAGCTTTGCCGGGTTAAATCATATGGTCTTTGGATTAGATGTCTTTTTAGACGGAGTGAGCGTAAAAGATCAAGTCATTGACGCCATGGCAGATCCAACAAATGCGATGTCTATGCGAAATATCAAAGGGATTTCATGGGATCCTGACTTTATTAAAGGACTAGGCATTATTCCGTGCGGCTATCACCGTTATTACTATAAAACAAATGAGATGCTGCAAGAAGAACAAAATGCAGCTGAGCTCGAAGGCACACGAGCAGAAGTAGTGCGCGCGTTAGAAAAAGACTTATTTGAGCTCTATAAAGATCCTAATCTTGCAATTAAACCTCCTCAGCTTCAAAAGCGCGGAGGCGCGTACTACAGCGACGCAGCCTGCAGCTTAATTTCATCTATTTATAATGATAAAGGCGATATCCAGCCTGTAAATACCATTAACAATGGTGCTATTGCGAGTATTCCAAATGATTCTGCCGTTGAAGTGAGCTGTGTTATTACAAAAGAAGGGCCAAAACCAATTACAGTCGGCGACTTACCTGTAGCTGTTCGAGGACTTGTGCAGCAAATTAAGTCATTTGAACGCGTCGCAGCCGAAGCAGCCGTTACCGGCGATTACAACACAGCGCTTGTTGCGATGACAATCAATCCGTTAGTTCCGTCTGATACCATTGCTAAACAGCTCTTAGATGAAATGCTAGATGCACATAAATCTTATTTACCGCAGTTTTTTAATTCCGTGAATGTCTAA
- a CDS encoding TcaA NTF2-like domain-containing protein, with protein sequence MNTSHWNESAAQLLETWIQLYKEKKSLIGETESLKMLKTEVGRMDQEEFLSIVERHLQKVYEELEKERMKYNMNNIEYTMVTFLSSDYPEYIKKRQNHMEQLQHLTSIHRSIIDLFGKELASEADMVAFRNDFFQLTEKYAKTLSFKEIKESWNTYLPAFVDFQKKHENVKQAITTVLEEDKSLKQEWNQLSKNKFVTKQKATAFRTKQHELNESIRKATTAQKQLLELHWPDIRSQFDALQEKMSESLYAVLKEMERSMKVICQHDANEHAKLKQSLSDLNTAHKVNVHQTWLAAFIKEYRPFFNKLSEEIKDTPCLELWNRIYDMYKGIAVNEFIVTYEEFLALQPLGSVKSIEVSKPLAQLKIDIKPVTLPAYADFPVLKKQQASRRTFPILIGTVIGLLLLLTIVYMNRDNQTEETSSNIKATTSTKPLKNEEPKPADVSKTDLENFFISYKAAYFSSLNSGDFSAMAPYIDSNQPVYKQLKSYITSLAGKNVSFANDQFLVTKTESHDDGTYDIYTNEVYTFTDSYDASTQFKKERIYHVKAAGKDKLQITKIDTLTDEQTPVEE encoded by the coding sequence ATGAATACAAGCCACTGGAATGAATCAGCAGCACAACTGCTAGAAACATGGATACAGCTATATAAAGAAAAGAAATCGCTTATTGGAGAAACAGAATCTTTAAAAATGCTAAAAACAGAAGTAGGCAGGATGGATCAAGAAGAATTTCTCTCGATAGTAGAACGTCATCTGCAGAAAGTGTATGAAGAACTAGAAAAAGAACGTATGAAATACAATATGAACAACATTGAATATACAATGGTCACATTTCTTTCAAGCGATTATCCGGAGTACATAAAAAAGCGACAAAATCATATGGAGCAGCTACAACATTTAACAAGCATACATAGAAGTATCATAGATCTTTTCGGAAAAGAACTCGCTTCTGAAGCGGATATGGTGGCATTTAGAAATGACTTTTTTCAACTAACAGAAAAATATGCTAAAACGTTATCGTTTAAAGAAATCAAGGAAAGCTGGAATACGTATTTGCCGGCGTTCGTTGACTTTCAAAAAAAGCATGAAAATGTGAAACAAGCGATAACGACAGTACTTGAAGAAGACAAGAGCTTAAAGCAAGAATGGAATCAGTTAAGTAAAAATAAGTTTGTGACCAAACAAAAAGCTACCGCATTTCGTACAAAGCAGCATGAGCTAAATGAAAGTATTCGAAAAGCAACGACTGCACAAAAACAATTACTCGAACTTCACTGGCCTGATATCCGCAGTCAGTTTGATGCACTGCAAGAAAAAATGAGCGAGAGCCTTTACGCTGTGCTGAAAGAAATGGAACGTAGTATGAAAGTGATTTGCCAACACGATGCAAATGAACACGCCAAGTTAAAACAATCACTTAGCGACCTAAATACAGCCCATAAAGTCAACGTTCATCAAACATGGTTAGCGGCTTTTATTAAAGAGTACCGACCATTTTTTAACAAACTTAGTGAAGAAATAAAGGATACTCCGTGCCTAGAACTATGGAATCGAATTTATGACATGTATAAAGGAATAGCAGTAAACGAATTTATTGTTACATACGAAGAATTTTTAGCACTTCAGCCGCTTGGCAGTGTAAAAAGCATTGAGGTGTCAAAACCATTAGCTCAGTTAAAGATAGATATAAAACCTGTTACACTGCCAGCCTACGCCGATTTTCCCGTGCTTAAAAAGCAGCAAGCATCACGACGTACTTTTCCTATTTTAATCGGAACCGTTATTGGACTTCTCTTATTACTTACGATTGTATACATGAATCGTGACAATCAAACCGAAGAAACAAGCTCAAACATAAAAGCCACGACCAGCACCAAACCGTTAAAAAATGAAGAGCCAAAACCAGCTGACGTAAGCAAAACGGATCTTGAAAACTTTTTTATCTCCTATAAAGCCGCTTACTTTTCAAGCTTAAACAGCGGCGACTTTAGTGCGATGGCGCCCTATATTGACTCGAATCAGCCAGTCTATAAACAGCTGAAAAGCTACATTACATCACTTGCTGGCAAAAACGTATCGTTCGCCAACGATCAGTTTTTAGTGACAAAAACAGAATCACATGACGACGGAACCTACGATATCTACACAAACGAAGTATATACGTTCACTGATTCCTACGATGCAAGCACGCAGTTTAAAAAAGAACGAATTTATCATGTGAAAGCTGCTGGCAAAGACAAACTTCAAATTACTAAAATTGATACATTAACAGATGAACAGACGCCGGTGGAAGAGTGA